The genomic segment ATTATCGTCGATGCTGATCTTGACATACCTGGCCATAGTGCTAAGCATTGAAAAAAACCTATTTTAAATGATTGCTTAATACTTATTTTCTCTATACTTTCCGTTGTATACTTTTGCCTAAATCTACCTTCTATAATAATCATTAGAACTCCGCCAACTATTAACCCCACGGCTACAGTTCCTGAATTAAAAAGATATTTATCTATTTTATCATTTAGAACAAACCCAAAGACTGCAGCTGGTATAAATGCAACTATAATATTAGTCCAAAACTTAATACCTGAGGGTTTCCCTTGAAAAAATTCCACAACTGACTTCCATATTTTATTCCAATATAAAACTATAATTGCAAGAATAGCTCCTAATTGAATGACTACCTCAAATTGATTTGCAAATGCCCCTTTAAAATTTATAATATCTCCTACAATGATCATATGTCCAGTAGAGGAAATAGGAACAAATTCTGTTACCCCTTCTACTATAGCTATTATTATAGCTTTTAACACCAATATAACGTTTAAATTCATCTAATGTCTGCTCCCTTCTAAGCATAATTTATTA from the Clostridium sp. CM027 genome contains:
- a CDS encoding undecaprenyl-diphosphate phosphatase, with the translated sequence MNLNVILVLKAIIIAIVEGVTEFVPISSTGHMIIVGDIINFKGAFANQFEVVIQLGAILAIIVLYWNKIWKSVVEFFQGKPSGIKFWTNIIVAFIPAAVFGFVLNDKIDKYLFNSGTVAVGLIVGGVLMIIIEGRFRQKYTTESIEKISIKQSFKIGFFQCLALWPGMSRSASTIMGGWICGVSTVAATEFSFFLAIPTMVGATALTLFKSGMNFSSGEIITLVIGFVTAFLVALIVVEKFVSYLKKKPMKVFAIYRIIVGVVLLLLIKIGTISL